A region from the Gemmatimonadaceae bacterium genome encodes:
- a CDS encoding prolyl oligopeptidase family serine peptidase: MSAFMPALAYAQGFTIERALGYPYPYGLTAAAHAARIAWVFNARGSRNVWVADGPAFTGRQLTHYTGDDGMPIASLKLTPNGNTVVYARGSETNAQGEVADPTSDVHQPEQQVWAADVSNGEPRLLGTMNCGFEGCEDIQISPDGRFAVWSARHALWLAPISGAQPARQLAYIRGDNAEPQWSPDGKAIAFTSNRGEYSLIGIYRFDSRTLQYVDPSVFRDMLPRWSADGAKLAFIRLTGGRGGFFSGRLEPWTIWVWDAASGKASQIWASASDANGSYPGEWESDAFQFAAGNRIVFASQADGWVHLYSIPAAGGAPLLLTPGAFSFQGGVTLTPDGKTLLYASNQNDIDRRHIWRVDVDRAGPVALTHGASIEWTPVAAGASIACLGSSATTPAMPYRVTPQGREPIAASAMPNDYPSAQLVAPQQVVFKSLDGLEIHGQLFVPQSHAQRSPALVFMHGGPPRQMMLGFHPMDAYNFMYAANEYLASRGFVVLSVNYRLSIMYGREFREPAQAGPRGASEYQDVVAAAKYLQALSYVDPEKIGLWGGSYGGYLTALGLARNSDIFKAGVDYAGVHDWSAFFGGGDAASASDRAKIAYQSSPVASIDIWTSPVLLLQADDDRNVAFSQTVNLVPLLRAHHIPYELTVFPDEVHDSLLWRTWVRVFAATADFFERTLVKGEAIHTVPAEN; the protein is encoded by the coding sequence TTGTCCGCCTTTATGCCGGCGCTGGCGTACGCCCAGGGCTTCACCATCGAGCGGGCACTCGGCTATCCGTATCCGTACGGCCTAACGGCCGCGGCGCACGCCGCGCGCATCGCGTGGGTGTTCAACGCGCGCGGATCGCGCAACGTGTGGGTGGCCGACGGCCCCGCCTTCACCGGCCGTCAACTGACGCACTACACCGGCGACGACGGCATGCCGATCGCGAGCCTCAAGCTCACGCCTAACGGCAACACGGTCGTGTACGCGCGCGGCAGCGAGACCAACGCCCAGGGCGAGGTGGCCGACCCGACGAGCGACGTGCACCAGCCGGAGCAGCAGGTCTGGGCGGCCGACGTGTCCAACGGCGAGCCTCGGCTCCTCGGGACCATGAACTGCGGATTCGAGGGCTGCGAGGACATCCAGATTTCCCCGGACGGCCGCTTCGCGGTCTGGAGCGCCAGGCACGCGCTCTGGCTGGCGCCGATATCGGGCGCGCAACCGGCGCGGCAACTCGCCTACATTCGGGGCGACAACGCCGAGCCGCAGTGGTCGCCAGACGGCAAGGCGATCGCGTTCACGAGCAACCGCGGCGAGTATTCGCTGATCGGTATCTACCGGTTCGACAGCCGCACGCTGCAGTACGTCGATCCCAGCGTATTTCGCGACATGCTGCCCCGCTGGTCGGCCGACGGCGCCAAGCTCGCGTTCATCCGCCTAACGGGCGGCCGGGGCGGGTTCTTCTCCGGCCGCCTCGAGCCGTGGACCATCTGGGTCTGGGACGCAGCCAGCGGGAAGGCGAGCCAGATCTGGGCCAGCGCGAGCGACGCGAACGGATCATACCCGGGCGAATGGGAAAGCGATGCGTTCCAGTTCGCCGCCGGCAACCGCATCGTGTTCGCGTCGCAGGCCGACGGCTGGGTGCACCTGTACTCGATTCCGGCCGCGGGAGGAGCGCCGCTGCTGCTCACGCCCGGCGCATTTTCCTTCCAGGGCGGCGTGACGCTCACGCCCGATGGGAAGACGCTGCTCTATGCGTCGAACCAGAACGACATCGATCGCCGCCACATCTGGCGCGTCGACGTCGACCGCGCTGGCCCGGTCGCGCTCACGCACGGCGCGTCGATCGAATGGACGCCGGTGGCGGCCGGCGCCTCGATCGCCTGCCTCGGCTCATCCGCGACGACGCCCGCGATGCCGTATCGCGTGACGCCGCAGGGACGCGAGCCCATCGCGGCGAGCGCGATGCCTAACGACTACCCGTCGGCACAGCTGGTGGCGCCGCAACAGGTGGTGTTCAAGAGTCTCGACGGACTCGAGATCCACGGACAGCTGTTCGTTCCGCAATCGCACGCCCAACGCAGCCCGGCGCTGGTCTTCATGCATGGCGGCCCGCCGCGGCAGATGATGCTCGGATTCCATCCCATGGATGCGTACAACTTCATGTACGCGGCCAACGAATATCTGGCGAGCCGTGGATTCGTCGTGCTGTCGGTGAACTATCGGCTCAGCATCATGTATGGTCGCGAGTTTCGCGAGCCCGCGCAGGCCGGCCCGCGCGGCGCGTCCGAGTACCAGGACGTCGTCGCGGCGGCGAAATATCTGCAGGCGCTGTCGTACGTCGACCCGGAAAAGATCGGATTGTGGGGCGGGTCGTACGGCGGCTACCTGACCGCGCTCGGCCTGGCGCGCAATTCGGACATCTTCAAGGCCGGCGTCGATTATGCCGGCGTGCATGACTGGTCGGCGTTTTTCGGCGGCGGCGACGCAGCGTCCGCATCCGATCGCGCCAAGATCGCATATCAGTCGTCGCCGGTCGCGTCGATCGACATATGGACATCGCCCGTGCTGCTGCTCCAAGCCGATGACGACCGCAACGTGGCCTTTTCGCAGACCGTCAACCTCGTGCCGCTGCTGCGTGCGCATCACATCCCGTACGAGCTAACGGTATTCCCCGACGAGGTGCATGACTCCCTGCTCTGGCGAACCTGGGTTCGCGTGTTCGCCGCCACCGCCGACTTCTTCGAGCGGACGCTGGTCAAGGGCGAAGCGATTCACACGGTGCCGGCCGAGAACTGA
- a CDS encoding serine hydrolase domain-containing protein, with amino-acid sequence MHAYRGTRTRALLLLVAAAALSIAASAHAQKSARAERMPPVDTAGPPHASLDDTAQLGAFLDGAFAQFIDQLHVPSAVVVVIKDGRVLYTHGYGFADVDKKTPINPATSLFRIGSTSKLFTWTAVMQLVQQGKLDLDADVNTYLTDFKIPATYAKPVTLRSLMTHSPGFEDGALGYLISNDSASVKSIDETLKEHMPARVRPPLVLSSYSNYGAALAGLIVQNVSGMPFNDYIRKNILDPLDMHHTTFQEPLPANLKPDAVTGYVYANGVYEAKPFEFVGGFRPAGSVSASALDMTHFMIAHLQDGRYGDTRILDSATAERMHTRNFANDPRLPAMALGFYEQKMGGVRVIGHEGDTQYFHTAMFIVPTAQVGIFMSYVGTGAEPLREGILQAFFNRYFPPPPVVAMTAPDSFAASAVKYTGTYRFARHSSTKIDKALLVAGPSIDVSVLPKERRLLITGLGEHPAQFAPVGDGLFRQVGGGYTIGFTQDSSGAVTRLSVDALPFMGTERVPFRDAPGLWHFLLGLSTLIFVCALTTLFYRRKQIKTMTPEQKRIVRLSLAAAIWYFLTVIVLVAVVVSDMAELGGSIPGALKVALVMPIVFVLFTLALLAASVRVWGQAHWRLWQRIEFTAFVLASVAVTLFFANWNLLGWRFG; translated from the coding sequence ATGCACGCCTACCGCGGAACCCGCACCCGCGCCCTCCTCCTTCTCGTTGCCGCTGCCGCCCTGTCGATCGCGGCATCCGCGCACGCGCAAAAATCGGCTCGAGCCGAGCGCATGCCGCCGGTCGATACCGCCGGCCCTCCGCACGCCTCCCTCGACGATACCGCCCAACTCGGTGCCTTCCTCGATGGCGCGTTCGCGCAGTTCATCGATCAACTCCACGTCCCGAGCGCGGTCGTCGTCGTGATCAAGGACGGACGCGTCCTCTACACCCACGGGTACGGATTCGCGGACGTCGACAAGAAAACGCCGATCAATCCTGCGACGAGCCTCTTCCGCATCGGGTCCACCTCCAAGCTGTTCACCTGGACCGCGGTGATGCAGCTCGTGCAACAGGGGAAGCTCGACCTCGATGCCGACGTCAACACCTACCTCACGGATTTCAAGATTCCCGCCACGTACGCGAAGCCGGTCACGCTGCGCAGCCTGATGACGCACTCGCCGGGCTTCGAAGATGGTGCGTTAGGCTATCTCATCAGCAACGATTCGGCGAGCGTCAAATCGATCGACGAGACGCTCAAGGAGCACATGCCGGCCCGCGTGCGTCCGCCGCTGGTGCTGTCCTCCTATTCCAACTACGGCGCGGCGCTCGCCGGGCTCATCGTGCAGAACGTGAGCGGCATGCCGTTCAACGACTACATCCGGAAGAACATTCTGGACCCGCTCGACATGCACCACACCACGTTCCAGGAGCCGCTGCCGGCGAACCTCAAGCCGGACGCCGTCACCGGATACGTCTACGCGAACGGTGTGTACGAGGCGAAGCCCTTCGAGTTCGTCGGTGGCTTCCGGCCCGCCGGCTCGGTGTCCGCGTCGGCGCTCGACATGACGCACTTCATGATCGCGCACCTGCAAGACGGCCGGTATGGCGACACCCGCATCCTCGATTCCGCGACAGCCGAACGGATGCACACGCGCAACTTCGCGAACGATCCGCGTCTGCCGGCGATGGCGCTCGGCTTCTACGAGCAGAAAATGGGCGGCGTCCGCGTGATCGGGCACGAAGGCGACACGCAGTACTTCCACACGGCGATGTTCATCGTGCCCACCGCGCAGGTCGGGATCTTCATGTCGTACGTCGGAACCGGCGCCGAGCCGCTGCGCGAAGGCATTCTCCAGGCGTTCTTCAATCGGTATTTCCCGCCGCCGCCGGTGGTCGCCATGACGGCGCCGGATTCGTTCGCGGCGAGTGCGGTGAAGTACACCGGCACGTACCGCTTCGCCCGGCACAGCTCGACCAAGATCGACAAGGCGCTGCTGGTGGCCGGCCCGTCGATCGACGTGTCCGTGCTGCCCAAGGAGCGCCGGCTGCTCATCACGGGGTTAGGCGAGCATCCGGCGCAGTTCGCGCCGGTCGGCGACGGCCTGTTCAGACAGGTGGGCGGCGGCTACACGATCGGCTTCACGCAGGATTCGTCGGGCGCGGTCACCCGGCTGTCGGTGGATGCGCTGCCGTTCATGGGCACCGAGCGCGTGCCGTTCCGCGACGCTCCGGGGCTCTGGCATTTTCTGTTAGGCCTGTCGACGCTCATCTTCGTGTGCGCGCTGACGACGTTGTTCTACCGGCGCAAACAGATCAAGACGATGACGCCGGAGCAGAAGCGCATCGTGCGCCTGTCGCTCGCCGCGGCCATCTGGTACTTCCTCACCGTCATCGTGCTCGTCGCGGTCGTGGTCAGCGACATGGCGGAGTTGGGCGGATCGATCCCCGGCGCGCTCAAAGTCGCGCTCGTGATGCCGATCGTGTTCGTTCTGTTCACGCTCGCCCTGCTCGCCGCCTCGGTGCGCGTGTGGGGACAGGCGCACTGGCGCCTCTGGCAGCGGATCGAGTTCACCGCGTTCGTTCTCGCCTCGGTCGCCGTCACGCTCTTCTTCGCCAACTGGAACCTCCTCGGCTGGAGGTTCGGATGA